The Salegentibacter sp. Hel_I_6 region TCTTAAACAGGCCGCTGTCATCATTCTTAGAGATAAGTTTTGTATTTATAAGCATTGGTTTTATATAACCCTTTAGGTATCCATCAGCGATAGCAATTTCGCTATATAATTCAAAAGTTCCGCTTTCAAAATCTACCCCGGCATATCTACGGGTGATATCGTTAAGGGCCGTCGCTTCTGATTTTTGAAGTGTAAATTCCATATCCATATCAGGAATTTGTTTTAGCAAATTTAGATCACCGTGAATTTCTACGTTTCCACCGCCCATAGAAATGGCTTTTGCCCATAAATGCGAGGGAAGATCTTTTTCTTTATCTACTACATTACTTAGGTTATGTGCCTCAAGACTAATCTCTTCTAAAAACAAACTAATTTGTGGATCTGCAGATACTTCAACGAAATTAGCGGTACCATTGTAAACTACAAAGTGATTAATATCAATAGGGACTAAACTTGTAAGGGCTTTAGTCCAATCTTCAACATTGGCTTCATCCTCCTTCTCCTGGTTTTCAAAAATATAATTGAATTTAGGATCCTGCATTTCAATCTCACTAACTATTTTTCCTTTTAATAAAGAACGCCAGTCAATAGAAATATCTGAATTTGGAAAGTCTAAAAGTGGTTTTTCTCCCTGGGTATCTTTTTCTCTTAGAATTAAACCTTCTATTTGATAGGCGCCACGCCAAAGAGAAATATCAATATCTGAAACACTACCTTCGTAACCGGGAATATTATTTAAAGTTTTAGTTACGTAATTTTCCAGAAGGTAAGGAAGTGCAATTCTCCCTATAATTAAAAGCGAAACGATAAGAATTGGTAATGCATACCTTTTCTTACGATATCTTCTTCTTTTTCCTTTTTCGCTCATAATGCCTTGTTTCTGCTAAAATGAGACTGATAATCAGTAATTTGAGTTAAGGATTATCTAAAATGCGTTATTCGATAGTAATAAAATAGGAAGCTTCAAAAGTATTACCCGAATCTAATTTTTCGATTCCCTCCTTGGTCTTTAAGTTTTGATCGGTGCCTTCAATATCGGCAATTCCCAGCCAGGGTTCTATACAAACATACGGCGCTCCCGGTTTTGCCCAAATTCCTAAATTTTTAAAATCAGAATAGCCTACGCTTAAAACCGTTCCTGAATTTTTACTTTTTAAGGCTACTTTTTTTGAAGGAATATTCTTGAAAATTAGCGCGTCTTTGGCAAAAAGTTCTTTGTGCAATCTAATTTTATCTTCATTATCTAAAATTCCTTCGGTATGGTGACTTACCAATCCGCTTTCGCCCAAAACGTGAGTTTTGAGATCCATTTTCTGGTCAAATTCCAGGTAATAATCTTCGTAAACTTCATTTGTACTTATGGGTGCATTAAATGCAGGATGCCCGCCCAGCGAAAAATAAAGTGGTTTTTCATCTAAATTGAAAAGCTTATGTTTTACTTCCACCGTTTTTTTATTCAGAATAAAAGAAATCTCAAAACGAAATTTAAAAGGATATATTTCCAGGCTTTCTTCAGAAGAATTTAGCTCAAAAACCAGGCTGTTTTCCGTTTTTTCTTTTAACTGAATATTTTCGTCATGCCTTACAAAACCGTGTTTCGGCATTTCATATTCTTTGCCTTCAAAAATGTATTTACCTTCTTTTAAAACGCCAATTACCGGAAATAAATTAGGAGCCTGACTAGCCCAAAATTCTGGATTTCCCTGCCATAAATGTTCAATGCCGGTTTCCAGGTTTTTAAGGCTGGATAATTCGGCACCTGTGGGGTTGACTTTTATACTTAAAAATTCGTTTTGTAAATTATGCATTTAAGGCTATTTTTTTCTTTTTCGGTTCGCGTTCTTGTCACCGCGGGTTTTTGGCTTTTTATACTTTTTGGCAATTTCCCTTCGGTAAGAGCCACCAAGATTTTCTTTCCTGTTTTTCTCTTTTTTCTCGTGAAAAGCAGGTCCGGGAGCATCATCATCTCTGTTTTTCCCTGGGTTGTTGATTTCAAAAACTTTTGGTTGTTCTTCCCGAATTAATTCTGAAGAAATTTCAATTTCCGCTGGTATTTCTTCCTGCGGAACTTCCATTTTCATCAAATTCTCAATCTTTTCAAGCGATTCCATTTCAGCTTCCGTAGTCATTAAAATCGAATTTCCTTCTTTTTCAGCACGTCCTGTTCGCCCAATTCGGTGCATATAGTTTTCAGGATATTTTGGCGTATCAAAATTAATTACGTGGCTCACCGATTCTATGTCAAGACCTCGCGCCATCACATCGGTTGCAACTAAAATTCGGCAAAATCCGCTGCCAAATTGTTTGATGCTCCGCAGACGATAATTTTGAGTTTTATTAGAATGAATCACCGTACAGTCATCGGGAAAATATTGTTCTAATTCAGTATAAAGTCTATCGGCCATTCTTTTGTAAGCCACAAAGATTAATACTTTAGAGTAAGTTTCTTTATCTTTTAGAAGATGTTTCAGGAGGTTGACTTTTGTATAAAAGTTTGGAATTTTATACCCGGTTTGTTTGATATTATCCAGGGGAGTTCCACTGGCGGCTACAGAAATAGTTTGTGGACTTTTGAAATTAGCTTCAATTAGATTTTCAACATTTTCAGTAATCGTCGCAGAAAACATAATGTTTTGGCGGTTCTGAGGAAGCAATTCAAAAATATTATTGATTTGAAATTTAAAGCCAAGGTCTAACATGACATCAACTTCATCTATCACCAATTTTTGGATAGATTTTAGCTGAAGCGCGCGCCTAAGTACCAGATCATATAGTCTTCCCGGTGTGGCAACCACAATATCCTGGCCTTGCAAAAGCGATTGATGCTGGGTGTTCATATTTACGCCGCCGTAAATTCCGGTAGTACGAACATTCATATAAGCAGTTAATTTTTCAATCTCTTCCACTACCTGCACCACAAGTTCGCGCGTAGGTACTAATACCAAAACCCGTGGGTTCTTTTGTTCGGAATATTTAAGCATTCGTAAAATGGGAAGCATATACGCAAAGGTTTTTCCCGTACCGGTTTGGGCAATTCCCACCATATCTTTTCCAGACATAATGGTAGAAAAAGATTGCTCCTGAATAGGCGTGGGCGTGGTAATCTGTATATCTTCCAGCGCATTGCGCAGTGGAGTGGTAATATTTAAATCCTGAAAAGTCACTAAATGAAGTTTTTATGAACTGGCAAAGTTAGTGAAACTCTAATTTAAAATTGCTGTAGGCAATTTTAAATTAGCTAGTTGAACCAATCCCGCCGCAGGGCGGGATCTCAACCACTCAAAATTTCTTAAATAGTTGAAGCTATTTTTAATATGCAAAGTTGAATTAATTATGCCGCAGGGCGGGATCTGCTAAACTATATCTCCGTAATATCTAAAATTATATTTTGTATTTTTGAATAAAACCTGTTGTTATGAATTTACAAACCCGGAAAAAAGAATTTGTAGATGAGTTTCTGAAAATTCAGAATGAGAAGGCAATCGCTCGATTTGAAAATTTGCTGAAAGAGGAAAAGCAATCTTCGGAAGAAAATATTGAACCGATGAGCCAGGAACAACTAAATACGGATATTGAAAAATCTCTTGAAGATTCCAAAAATGACCGCGTAATGGAGGCCAAAGCACTAAAGCGTATAATAAAGGAATGGAATTAAGTGTTTACTGGACAGAATTTGCTCAAAATAAACTCATAGAGATTAAAAAATATTATAGTAATAGAACCGGTTTAGAAGTTGCAGATAGGCTAATAAATGGAATAATTGAGAGCACAATAGGCTTGGAGAAAAAACCATTTTCCGGTCAGCTAGAAATAATTTTAGAAGATAAGCCCCAGAATTTTAGATACTTAATTTATAAAAATTATAAAATTATTTACTGGATTAATTATTCTAAAAGCCGATGATATAGCTACGGTTTTTGATACAAGGCAGAACCCAAAAAAGCTTTCTAAAATTGATTAGCACCTCTATTTTTATATTGAAGAAAGATTCATTTATTTCGGTATTTTTGATAAAAATCGTTTAGATGAAAAAGATCCTTGCCTTTGCCGGTTCTAATAGCAGCACTTCCATAAACTTTCAATTATTAAAACACGTTGCCAACCGCATCCAGGGGCATGAAGTGAAAATTCAGGACCTTACCCAATACGATCTGCCAATTTACAGCGCAGATACGGAAAAGGAAAGAGGGATTCCAGTAAATGCGACAATTATCAATAACATCATCAAAGAGCACGATGCACTGGTAATTGCGGTAAACGAACATAACGGGACTGTTTCCGCTTATTTTAAAAATATAATTGACTGGCTTTCGCGTCTAGATCGCAACTTTTTGGCCGGGAAAAAGATATTATTGATAAGTACATCTCCCGGAAAACGAGGTGCAGCATCAGCCTTAGAATACACAAAAGGAATTTTGCCCAGGTTTGGCGGTGAGGTAATTGAAAGTTTTAGTTTGCCTTCTTTTAACGACAATTTTAAAGAAGATGCAGTGCTAAATGAAGTTCTGGATATGGGAATCCAAGACGTTTTAACTACATTCTCTCATCAGCTAGACGAAGAAAAAT contains the following coding sequences:
- a CDS encoding DUF748 domain-containing protein, which codes for MSEKGKRRRYRKKRYALPILIVSLLIIGRIALPYLLENYVTKTLNNIPGYEGSVSDIDISLWRGAYQIEGLILREKDTQGEKPLLDFPNSDISIDWRSLLKGKIVSEIEMQDPKFNYIFENQEKEDEANVEDWTKALTSLVPIDINHFVVYNGTANFVEVSADPQISLFLEEISLEAHNLSNVVDKEKDLPSHLWAKAISMGGGNVEIHGDLNLLKQIPDMDMEFTLQKSEATALNDITRRYAGVDFESGTFELYSEIAIADGYLKGYIKPMLINTKLISKNDDSGLFKKLWEGFVGFFKFALKNQGTDTLATRVPLEGDLNNVKSGVWATVLNIFKNAWIDAFSGSVDENIEFEDAKKKVNKLGASPGGIL
- a CDS encoding type II toxin-antitoxin system RelE/ParE family toxin, translating into MELSVYWTEFAQNKLIEIKKYYSNRTGLEVADRLINGIIESTIGLEKKPFSGQLEIILEDKPQNFRYLIYKNYKIIYWINYSKSR
- a CDS encoding aldose 1-epimerase family protein, which gives rise to MHNLQNEFLSIKVNPTGAELSSLKNLETGIEHLWQGNPEFWASQAPNLFPVIGVLKEGKYIFEGKEYEMPKHGFVRHDENIQLKEKTENSLVFELNSSEESLEIYPFKFRFEISFILNKKTVEVKHKLFNLDEKPLYFSLGGHPAFNAPISTNEVYEDYYLEFDQKMDLKTHVLGESGLVSHHTEGILDNEDKIRLHKELFAKDALIFKNIPSKKVALKSKNSGTVLSVGYSDFKNLGIWAKPGAPYVCIEPWLGIADIEGTDQNLKTKEGIEKLDSGNTFEASYFITIE
- a CDS encoding NADPH-dependent FMN reductase, with the protein product MKKILAFAGSNSSTSINFQLLKHVANRIQGHEVKIQDLTQYDLPIYSADTEKERGIPVNATIINNIIKEHDALVIAVNEHNGTVSAYFKNIIDWLSRLDRNFLAGKKILLISTSPGKRGAASALEYTKGILPRFGGEVIESFSLPSFNDNFKEDAVLNEVLDMGIQDVLTTFSHQLDEEKLS
- a CDS encoding DEAD/DEAH box helicase; amino-acid sequence: MTFQDLNITTPLRNALEDIQITTPTPIQEQSFSTIMSGKDMVGIAQTGTGKTFAYMLPILRMLKYSEQKNPRVLVLVPTRELVVQVVEEIEKLTAYMNVRTTGIYGGVNMNTQHQSLLQGQDIVVATPGRLYDLVLRRALQLKSIQKLVIDEVDVMLDLGFKFQINNIFELLPQNRQNIMFSATITENVENLIEANFKSPQTISVAASGTPLDNIKQTGYKIPNFYTKVNLLKHLLKDKETYSKVLIFVAYKRMADRLYTELEQYFPDDCTVIHSNKTQNYRLRSIKQFGSGFCRILVATDVMARGLDIESVSHVINFDTPKYPENYMHRIGRTGRAEKEGNSILMTTEAEMESLEKIENLMKMEVPQEEIPAEIEISSELIREEQPKVFEINNPGKNRDDDAPGPAFHEKKEKNRKENLGGSYRREIAKKYKKPKTRGDKNANRKRKK